Proteins from a genomic interval of Meiothermus sp.:
- a CDS encoding PIG-L deacetylase family protein codes for MDLLVVVPHPDDEVFGAGGTLIQYADRGLETGLITLTKGEAGRTLGLCRPEELGELRAQELQRAAQILKLGHLELYDFPNGLPNNPVDGEARGHGFSTPQGVADHPEIVDLLLWRFEVLRPRAIITFGPNGSNRHPDHVATHRFVVKAVEKSGQKIKLFFYASPRPLPEYLEGWLPPNHVRHLPMEVLLQKLRAMAQHRTQALSVLNFMDRFSSRLASETFHLAGYEGPIQHELLWYARP; via the coding sequence ATGGATTTGCTGGTGGTGGTGCCTCACCCCGACGACGAGGTGTTCGGCGCAGGTGGAACGCTCATTCAATATGCCGACCGGGGCCTGGAGACCGGCCTGATCACCCTCACCAAAGGCGAGGCCGGACGAACCCTGGGGCTGTGCAGGCCGGAAGAGCTGGGTGAACTGCGAGCCCAGGAGCTACAGCGGGCGGCGCAAATTCTCAAACTGGGCCACCTCGAGCTCTACGATTTTCCCAACGGCCTACCCAACAACCCGGTGGACGGCGAAGCCAGGGGCCACGGTTTTTCCACCCCGCAGGGCGTGGCCGATCACCCCGAAATTGTCGACCTGTTGCTGTGGCGCTTCGAGGTGCTGCGGCCCAGAGCCATCATTACCTTTGGCCCCAACGGCTCCAACCGCCACCCCGACCACGTCGCCACCCATCGGTTTGTGGTGAAGGCTGTAGAAAAATCCGGGCAGAAGATCAAGCTATTCTTCTACGCTTCCCCGCGGCCGCTGCCGGAGTACCTGGAGGGCTGGCTGCCCCCCAACCACGTGCGCCACCTGCCCATGGAGGTGCTGCTGCAAAAGCTGCGGGCCATGGCCCAGCACCGCACCCAGGCCCTCTCGGTGCTCAACTTTATGGATCGCTTTAGCTCCCGGCTAGCCAGCGAGACCTTCCACCTGGCAGGTTATGAAGGGCCCATACAACACGAGCTGCTCTGGTATGCCCGGCCTTAA
- a CDS encoding monothiol bacilliredoxin BrxC family protein produces MRERMFPITTPEEADAFIDSKPITAIFKAGTCHKTMQGWGNVEKMLRERPEIPVGIIKVVEHRPASNRVAERTGIVHHSPQIILFRNSQPLFELNNWEITLENLEALFQQHLPEVKVEPAQEAGKSNLEPYKRLLDAYLSGAISEQQFAWAYLNMFREDASLRSQEEFELLNSLFGNPDEHHIHPMAILQFEQANPQSTPLFERAQHLRARLDTL; encoded by the coding sequence ATGAGAGAACGCATGTTCCCCATCACCACCCCCGAAGAGGCCGATGCTTTTATCGATAGCAAGCCCATCACGGCCATCTTCAAAGCCGGCACCTGCCACAAGACCATGCAGGGCTGGGGCAATGTCGAAAAAATGCTGCGCGAGCGGCCCGAAATTCCGGTGGGCATCATCAAGGTGGTGGAGCACCGCCCAGCCTCGAACCGGGTGGCCGAGCGCACCGGCATTGTGCACCACTCCCCGCAAATTATTCTGTTCCGCAACAGCCAGCCGCTTTTTGAGCTGAACAACTGGGAGATCACCCTGGAAAACCTCGAGGCCCTCTTCCAGCAACACCTCCCGGAGGTAAAGGTCGAACCCGCGCAAGAGGCGGGCAAAAGCAACCTCGAGCCCTACAAGCGGCTTCTGGACGCCTACCTGAGCGGAGCGATCAGCGAGCAGCAGTTCGCCTGGGCCTACCTCAACATGTTCCGCGAAGACGCTTCACTGCGCTCGCAGGAGGAGTTCGAGCTGCTCAACTCCCTGTTCGGCAACCCCGACGAGCACCACATCCACCCCATGGCCATCCTGCAGTTTGAGCAAGCCAACCCCCAGTCCACGCCGCTATTTGAGCGCGCCCAACACCTGCGGGCCCGCCTCGACACGCTCTAG
- a CDS encoding amino acid ABC transporter ATP-binding protein, giving the protein MSFLEIRNVHKRFGANEVLRGINLTVEEHQVVCLIGPSGCGKSTLLRCINGLEEIQAGEIRLHGDRITGPGVDLNALRRDVGIVFQSFNLFPHMTVLQNITLAPTQVLRMPEPEAQAKALALLKRIGLEHKAQAYPDQLSGGQQQRVAIVRALAMEPMLLLLDEITSALDPELVSEVLNLLRELAREGMTMILATHEMGFAKEVASKVCFMYGGVVHEEGPPEQIFSNPQHERTQQFLSSIIEAGRL; this is encoded by the coding sequence ATGAGCTTTTTGGAAATCCGCAACGTTCACAAGCGCTTTGGCGCCAATGAGGTGCTGCGCGGCATCAACCTGACGGTGGAGGAGCACCAGGTGGTCTGCCTGATTGGGCCTTCGGGCTGTGGCAAGTCTACGCTGCTGCGCTGCATCAATGGCCTCGAGGAGATCCAGGCGGGCGAGATTCGCCTGCACGGCGACCGCATTACCGGGCCGGGGGTAGACCTCAACGCCCTGCGCCGCGATGTGGGGATCGTTTTCCAGAGCTTTAACCTCTTCCCCCATATGACCGTGCTGCAAAACATCACCCTGGCCCCCACCCAGGTACTGCGGATGCCCGAGCCCGAAGCCCAGGCCAAAGCCCTGGCCCTCCTGAAGCGGATTGGCCTCGAGCACAAAGCCCAGGCCTACCCCGACCAGCTCTCGGGCGGCCAGCAGCAGCGCGTAGCCATTGTGCGGGCGCTGGCCATGGAGCCCATGCTTTTGCTTCTGGACGAGATTACCTCGGCCCTCGACCCCGAGCTGGTCTCCGAGGTGCTCAACCTGCTGCGCGAGCTGGCCCGCGAGGGCATGACCATGATTCTGGCTACCCACGAGATGGGCTTTGCCAAGGAGGTGGCCAGCAAGGTCTGCTTCATGTACGGTGGGGTGGTGCACGAGGAAGGCCCCCCGGAGCAGATTTTTTCCAACCCCCAGCACGAGCGCACCCAGCAGTTTCTGTCCAGCATCATCGAGGCGGGGCGGCTGTAG
- a CDS encoding amino acid ABC transporter permease: MTEPSSKDVKRRNPIPPKDGFGLALLALILAISLLIATGWVMWAVKRTMTANNFEALWADAILVLLALAPLGLLFPASRSIGQSRAARLALQSENLIAARVHSSEAHTWAWFTLGYAGALILFLLFVLFFIANNVAVGRTFFQLELIRNSFGLILQAFWVNVVIFLFAGVFSLIWGLVVAIAKLLPGKPAQPIRFIATFYTDAFLSLPSIIVIYLIGFGLPLTGIGFFRNLPLEALAVLALTLTYGAYMAEVYRAGLESIHPSQWAAARSLGLSYGQTLRFVVVPQAVRRIIPPLLNNFIGMQKDTALVNVVGVIDAFNQARIIASNDFNLSAVTTVAILFILITIPQTRLVDRLVERDRARFRQGS; this comes from the coding sequence ATGACCGAACCAAGCTCCAAAGATGTGAAACGCCGTAACCCTATCCCGCCCAAGGATGGTTTCGGGCTTGCCTTACTGGCTCTGATCCTGGCCATTAGCTTACTGATAGCTACGGGCTGGGTAATGTGGGCTGTGAAACGAACCATGACTGCCAACAACTTTGAGGCGCTATGGGCCGATGCCATACTGGTGCTGCTGGCCCTGGCTCCCCTGGGGTTGCTGTTCCCGGCCAGCCGCAGCATAGGGCAGTCGCGGGCGGCCCGACTGGCTTTGCAGAGCGAAAACCTGATTGCGGCCAGGGTGCACAGCTCGGAAGCTCATACCTGGGCCTGGTTTACCCTGGGCTATGCCGGGGCACTGATTCTGTTTTTGCTGTTTGTGCTGTTTTTTATCGCCAATAATGTGGCCGTTGGACGCACTTTTTTCCAGCTCGAGCTCATCCGCAACTCCTTTGGCCTCATTTTGCAGGCCTTCTGGGTGAACGTGGTTATTTTTCTGTTCGCCGGGGTTTTTTCCCTCATCTGGGGCCTGGTGGTGGCCATTGCCAAGCTGCTGCCCGGCAAACCGGCCCAGCCCATCCGTTTTATCGCGACCTTCTACACCGACGCTTTTTTGAGCCTACCCTCCATCATCGTGATCTACCTGATTGGCTTTGGCCTGCCCCTTACCGGCATTGGCTTTTTCCGCAACCTGCCCCTGGAGGCCCTGGCGGTGCTGGCCCTCACCCTGACCTACGGGGCCTATATGGCCGAGGTCTACCGGGCCGGCCTCGAGAGCATCCACCCCAGCCAGTGGGCCGCGGCCCGCAGCCTGGGCCTGTCCTACGGGCAGACCCTGCGCTTTGTGGTGGTGCCCCAGGCGGTGCGGCGCATTATCCCGCCCCTACTCAACAACTTTATCGGGATGCAGAAAGACACCGCCCTGGTGAATGTGGTGGGGGTGATTGACGCCTTCAACCAGGCCCGCATCATCGCCTCCAACGACTTCAACCTGTCGGCGGTGACCACCGTGGCGATTCTATTTATCCTGATTACCATCCCCCAGACCCGCCTGGTAGACCGGTTGGTCGAGCGCGACCGGGCCCGCTTCCGGCAGGGGTCGTAG
- a CDS encoding bL17 family ribosomal protein — protein MRHLKAGRKLNRNSSHRVALFRNLAKSLLLSENGRIITTIPKAKELAGYVDHLITTAKKAPTLTVPEGVRFTKRKDKNGQVLPLKEGERMATPEELAAYAQRNHLRRMVLRDLHDPKLVKKLFEEVAPRYADRSGGYTRVLKLAERRRGDGTQLAVVELVK, from the coding sequence ATGCGTCACCTGAAAGCTGGAAGAAAACTCAATCGGAACTCCTCGCACCGCGTGGCCTTGTTCCGCAACCTGGCTAAAAGCCTCTTGCTTTCGGAGAATGGCCGGATCATCACCACCATTCCCAAGGCCAAGGAATTGGCGGGTTACGTGGATCACCTGATCACCACTGCCAAGAAAGCCCCCACCTTGACGGTGCCTGAGGGCGTGCGCTTCACCAAGCGCAAAGACAAGAACGGTCAAGTACTGCCCCTCAAAGAAGGCGAGCGTATGGCTACCCCTGAGGAGCTGGCCGCTTATGCCCAGCGCAACCACCTGCGCCGCATGGTACTGCGCGATCTACACGACCCCAAGCTGGTCAAAAAGCTTTTTGAAGAAGTCGCCCCCAGATACGCCGACCGCTCGGGTGGCTATACCCGTGTGCTCAAGCTGGCCGAGCGTCGCCGCGGTGATGGTACGCAACTGGCCGTGGTTGAGCTGGTGAAGTAG
- a CDS encoding DNA-directed RNA polymerase subunit alpha produces the protein METTKTKAPVFNARIDGNYGEFVLEPLERGFGVTLGNPLRRILLSSIPGTAVTSVYIEDVLHEFSTIPGVKEDAIQLILNLKELVVRFANPGTGPKTLTLRASGPKVIYARDLECPPDAEIVNPDQYIATLEDKGKLVMEIRVDEGVGYVPAEKHGIKDRISSIPVDALYSPVRRVAYQVEDTRLGQRTDLDKLTLRIWTNGAVSPMDVLQQAVGILREQLGYFDQSPVMRVEHKATPVPAVTTAAPAAPAATPAPQGISLTLDDLGLTTRVLHNLKEEGIESVESLLALSEKELKRVPGIGDRSLQEIKDCLAQHGLAMKD, from the coding sequence AACGCCCGCATTGATGGCAATTACGGCGAGTTTGTGCTCGAGCCCCTCGAGCGGGGTTTCGGTGTAACCCTGGGTAACCCGCTGCGCCGCATTCTGCTTTCCTCGATCCCTGGCACGGCAGTTACCAGCGTCTATATCGAAGACGTGCTGCACGAGTTCTCCACCATTCCTGGGGTTAAGGAAGATGCCATTCAGCTCATTCTTAACCTTAAAGAACTGGTGGTGCGCTTTGCTAATCCTGGCACAGGCCCCAAGACCCTTACCCTGCGCGCCAGTGGCCCCAAGGTGATTTACGCTCGGGATCTCGAGTGCCCCCCCGACGCCGAAATCGTCAACCCCGACCAGTACATCGCTACCCTTGAAGATAAGGGCAAGCTGGTGATGGAAATTCGCGTAGACGAAGGGGTGGGCTACGTCCCGGCAGAGAAGCACGGTATCAAAGACCGCATTTCCTCGATCCCGGTGGACGCCCTGTACTCGCCTGTTCGTCGGGTGGCCTACCAGGTTGAGGATACCCGCCTGGGCCAGCGTACCGACCTGGATAAGCTAACCTTGCGCATCTGGACCAACGGTGCAGTATCACCCATGGATGTGCTCCAGCAGGCCGTGGGCATCCTGCGCGAGCAACTGGGCTACTTCGACCAGTCGCCGGTCATGCGGGTAGAACATAAGGCTACCCCTGTGCCCGCTGTAACAACGGCAGCACCTGCCGCACCCGCAGCCACGCCAGCGCCCCAAGGAATTTCCCTGACCCTCGACGACCTGGGCCTGACCACCCGCGTTCTGCACAACCTCAAGGAAGAGGGTATCGAGAGTGTGGAAAGCTTGCTGGCCCTATCGGAAAAGGAACTTAAGCGAGTGCCTGGTATTGGCGACCGCAGCCTACAGGAAATCAAAGACTGTCTGGCCCAACATGGGCTGGCGATGAAAGACTGA